A genomic segment from Capra hircus breed San Clemente chromosome 7, ASM170441v1, whole genome shotgun sequence encodes:
- the RAB11B gene encoding ras-related protein Rab-11B, translating to MGTRDDEYDYLFKVVLIGDSGVGKSNLLSRFTRNEFNLESKSTIGVEFATRSIQVDGKTIKAQIWDTAGQERYRAITSAYYRGAVGALLVYDIAKHLTYENVERWLKELRDHADSNIVIMLVGNKSDLRHLRAVPTDEARAFAEKNNLSFIETSALDSTNVEEAFKNILTEIYRIVSQKQIADRAAHDESPGNNVVDISVPPTTDGQKPNKLQCCQNL from the exons ATGGGGACCCGGGACGACGAGTACGACTACCTATTCAAAG tgGTGCTCATCGGGGACTCGGGCGTGGGGAAGAGCAACCTGCTGTCCCGCTTCACCCGCAACGAGTTCAACCTGGAGAGCAAGAGCACCATTGGTGTGGAATTTGCCACCCGCAGCATCCAGGTGGACGGCAAGACCATCAAGGCGCAAATCTGGGACACTGCTGGCCAGGAGCGCTACCGCGCCATCACCTCGGC GTACTACCGTGGCGCAGTGGGCGCCCTGCTGGTATATGACATTGCCAAGCACCTGACGTATGAGAACGTGGAGCGCTGGCTGAAGGAGCTTCGGGACCATGCTGACAGCAACATCGTCATCATGCTGGTGGGCAACAAGAGCGACCTGCGCCACCTGCGAGCTGTGCCCACGGACGAGGCCCGCGCCTTCGCAG AAAAGAACAACTTGTCCTTCATTGAGACCTCAGCCCTGGATTCCACCAACGTGGAGGAAGCGTTTAAGAACATCCTCACAG AGATCTATCGCATCGTGTCACAGAAGCAGATTGCGGACCGCGCAGCACACGACGAGTCCCCCGGAAACAACGTTGTGGACATCAGCGTGCCGCCCACCACCGACGGACAGAAACCCAACAAGCTGCAGTGCTGCCAGAACCTGTGA